The genomic interval TAATGTCGTCGTGGGTCGGGCCGATGCCGCCTGAGGTGAAGACATAATCATGGGCGCCGCGCAGGGCATTCAACGCATCGACAATGCGGTCTTCCTCATCCGGAACAATCCGCACTTCCTTC from Phosphitispora fastidiosa carries:
- a CDS encoding molybdopterin-binding protein; translated protein: KEVRIVPDEEDRIVDALNALRGAHDYVFTSGGIGPTHDDITADAVSKAFGVPCEHDAKAMQLLGDNYAARGMEFTE